In one Nicotiana sylvestris chromosome 8, ASM39365v2, whole genome shotgun sequence genomic region, the following are encoded:
- the LOC138875592 gene encoding uncharacterized protein: MTRKVTTSQKGKAVADKGMSRVPMSSEGQSEAPRGNMTPTHSSPISPAPEEMRRNPVPPIIVQDEDMDMRSAVRLLTRLVAAQAQHRLGTCVGHIDRVISTRVRDFINLDPLEFTGSNKDEDHQNFIDRIQKTLRVMHASDTELVELASYRLWDLAVQWHETWELSRGTNASPAVWEEFSGAFFCHYLPAEIRQARVDRFLALKQGNISVREYSLQFDSLARYAPSIVVEMSDQVHRFVVGLGPHLINECFTVALLNSMDISRIQAYAQNLEDRKRQQYENRDEGQRKKARSARQPEDFSGNPMPPYPVDSV, from the coding sequence ATGACCAGGAAAGTTACAACTAGCCAGAAGGGTAAAGCAGTGGCAGATAAGGGCATGAGTAGAGTACCAATGTCTAGTGAGGGGCAGAGTGAGGCCCCAAGGGGAAATATGACACCCACGCATAGTTCACCGATTTCGCCAGCACCCGAGGAGATGAGGAGGAACCCAGTACCTCCAATTATTGTTCAGGATGAGGATATGGATATGCGGAGTGCAGTACGGTTGTTGACTAGATTGGTAGCCGCTCAGGCTCAGCACCGGTTAGGTACATGTGTTGGTCACATTGACAGGGTTATTAGCACGAGAGTTCGAGACTTCATCAACCTGGACCCTCTAGAGTTTACCGGATCCAACAAGGATGAGGACCACCAAAACTTTATTGATAGGATACAGAAGACTTTGAGGGTGATGCATGCATCAGACACTGAGTTAGTAGAGTTGGCCTCTTACCGATTGTGGGATCTTGCGGTTCAGTGGCATGAAACTTGGGAATTGTCTAGAGGGACAAATGCATCTCCAGCGGTATGGGAAGAATTCTCAGGGGCTTTCTTTTGTCATTACTTACCAGCAGAGATTCGTCAAGCAAGGGTAGATAGGTTTTTGGCTCTTAAACAAGGGAATATAAGTGTGCGGGAGTATAGTCTCCAGTTTGATTCCTTAGCGAGGTATGCCCCCTCGATTGTGGTAGAAATGAGTGACCAAGTGCATCGGTTTGTGGTAGGACTTGGGCCGCACCTAATTAATGAGTGTTTCACGGTCGCTCTGCTCAATAGTATGGATATTTCCCGCATCCAGGCTTATGCTCAAAATTTGGAGGACCGAAAACGACAGCAATACGAGAATCGTGATGAGGGTCAGCGTAAGAAGGCTAGGTCTGCTAGACAACCTGAGGATTTTTCGGGCAATCCTATGCCACCATATCCTGTTGATAGTGTCTGA